The proteins below are encoded in one region of Sphingomonas sp.:
- the cpaB gene encoding Flp pilus assembly protein CpaB, producing the protein MDARKLILLFGALVIAGITAFMARNIVVGTPAPIAGAAPAAPGAAPINTTEVLVATRALPVGTILDAEAIKYVAWPTELVEGAYYVKGQGEAPKLQGTVVRFAIPAGQPITQGAIVKPGDRGFLAAALGPGMRAVTVPVSAQSAVAGFIFPGDRVDLVLTQSVSGGGDGPPLKASETILRNLRVLATDQRTDKGTDDKGNTIVTNYSTVTVEATPKIAEKIAVAQTVGTLSLSLRSIADNQGELEEAIARGDVKVPEGADAKTEKEFLARAAARPQDGGSTFATGADVSRFQRSSVPGKPKEGGNAMGGSPIAPGGAPFPGGAAPIQTGPTVTITRGNTVTVVPLGGKN; encoded by the coding sequence ATGGACGCACGCAAGCTGATCCTGCTCTTCGGAGCGCTGGTAATCGCCGGCATCACCGCGTTCATGGCGCGCAACATCGTGGTCGGCACTCCGGCTCCGATCGCCGGGGCCGCCCCCGCTGCTCCAGGTGCCGCGCCGATCAACACCACCGAAGTGCTGGTCGCCACCCGGGCACTCCCGGTCGGCACGATCCTCGACGCCGAAGCGATCAAATATGTCGCCTGGCCGACCGAACTGGTCGAAGGCGCTTATTATGTGAAAGGTCAAGGCGAGGCGCCGAAGCTTCAGGGCACCGTCGTCCGCTTCGCGATCCCCGCCGGCCAGCCGATCACGCAGGGCGCGATCGTCAAGCCGGGCGACCGCGGCTTCCTCGCCGCCGCGCTCGGCCCGGGGATGCGCGCCGTCACGGTTCCGGTATCCGCCCAGAGCGCCGTCGCCGGCTTCATTTTCCCCGGCGACCGCGTCGATCTGGTGCTGACCCAGTCGGTGTCGGGCGGTGGCGACGGTCCGCCGCTCAAGGCATCGGAGACGATCCTTCGCAACCTGCGCGTGCTCGCCACCGATCAGCGCACCGACAAGGGCACCGACGACAAGGGCAACACCATCGTCACCAACTATTCGACCGTCACGGTCGAAGCGACGCCCAAGATCGCCGAGAAGATCGCGGTCGCGCAGACCGTCGGCACCCTGTCGCTGTCGCTGCGTTCGATCGCCGACAATCAGGGCGAACTCGAAGAGGCCATTGCTCGCGGCGACGTCAAGGTGCCGGAAGGCGCCGACGCCAAAACCGAGAAGGAGTTCCTCGCCCGCGCCGCGGCCCGCCCGCAGGATGGCGGCTCGACCTTCGCGACCGGCGCCGATGTCTCGCGCTTCCAGCGCAGCTCGGTGCCCGGCAAGCCCAAGGAAGGCGGCAACGCCATGGGCGGATCGCCGATCGCGCCCGGCGGAGCGCCCTTCCCGGGCGGCGCGGCACCCATTCAGACGGGTCCGACCGTCACCATTACTCGCGGCAACACCGTCACGGTGGTTCCGCTCGGGGGGAAGAACTGA
- a CDS encoding prepilin peptidase, translated as MGELFAPFLVVTLGLLLVSAGVEDARKREIANWKNAAIALLALPWWWANGLHIWPDMGIQLGVALLVFAFFAGAFALGQMGGGDVKLIGALALWLPVQPLIWMLILMSLIGGGLTLLMVAEKKLRSRATMPLEIPYGVAIAIATLLVLREPIFNQFQ; from the coding sequence ATGGGGGAATTGTTTGCGCCTTTTCTGGTCGTGACGCTCGGACTCCTGCTGGTCTCGGCAGGGGTGGAAGACGCGCGCAAACGCGAGATCGCCAATTGGAAAAACGCCGCGATCGCCCTGCTCGCGCTGCCCTGGTGGTGGGCGAACGGGCTGCACATCTGGCCCGATATGGGCATCCAGCTCGGCGTCGCGCTCCTCGTCTTCGCGTTCTTCGCCGGCGCCTTCGCGCTCGGCCAGATGGGCGGCGGTGACGTCAAGCTGATCGGCGCGCTGGCGCTATGGCTGCCGGTGCAGCCGCTGATCTGGATGCTGATCCTGATGTCGCTGATCGGCGGCGGGCTGACGCTGTTGATGGTCGCCGAGAAGAAGCTGCGCAGTCGCGCGACGATGCCGCTGGAGATTCCCTACGGTGTGGCGATCGCGATCGCGACTTTGCTCGTGCTGCGCGAACCGATTTTTAACCAATTCCAGTGA
- a CDS encoding FAD-binding oxidoreductase, with translation MKYDVAIVGGGIAGASLAAEVAPHARVVVLEAEARAGYHSTGRSAAFWSESYGGPDIQPLTTASGPLLRDYLDPMGSLHIGRTDEGAAIDAFLKEFEGSGVELKAVDPHLMIPGLRAEWTLGVHEPSCEYIDVGRLHDDYLKAVKRAGGEITLSAGLVSAVHDGHWRIETRSGALAADILVNAAGAWADPVASACGVVPLGIQPYRRTIMQLKTDPAPPEGSPMIAHIGGSFYWKPEAGGRIWLSPHDEIACDPCDSQPEDIDVAIAIDRFEHVVDWRVEKLEHKWAGLRSFARDRLPVYGFDLAAPGFFWCVGQGGFGIQTAPAAARLAAAILLGQPADASVAGVDPGRYSPARFKR, from the coding sequence TTGAAATATGACGTCGCGATTGTCGGCGGGGGGATTGCCGGGGCGAGCCTCGCCGCCGAGGTCGCGCCGCATGCCCGCGTGGTGGTTCTCGAAGCCGAAGCGCGTGCGGGCTATCATTCGACCGGGCGCTCGGCCGCCTTCTGGTCGGAAAGCTATGGCGGCCCGGACATCCAGCCGCTGACCACCGCTTCGGGGCCTTTGCTCCGCGACTATCTCGATCCGATGGGCTCGCTCCATATTGGTCGGACGGACGAAGGGGCGGCAATCGACGCGTTCCTCAAGGAATTCGAGGGAAGCGGCGTCGAACTCAAGGCTGTCGATCCTCATTTGATGATCCCGGGCCTGCGCGCCGAATGGACGCTTGGCGTCCATGAGCCGAGCTGCGAATATATCGACGTAGGACGGCTCCATGACGACTATCTCAAGGCCGTGAAGCGCGCGGGCGGCGAGATCACGCTGTCGGCGGGGCTAGTGTCGGCGGTTCATGACGGCCATTGGCGGATCGAGACGCGGAGCGGTGCCTTAGCGGCCGATATTCTCGTCAACGCGGCAGGCGCCTGGGCCGATCCGGTCGCTTCGGCCTGCGGGGTCGTGCCGCTCGGCATCCAGCCCTATCGCCGCACCATCATGCAGCTGAAGACCGATCCGGCGCCGCCCGAGGGCAGCCCGATGATCGCGCATATCGGCGGCAGCTTTTACTGGAAGCCTGAGGCCGGCGGGCGGATTTGGCTCAGCCCGCACGACGAGATCGCCTGCGACCCCTGCGATTCGCAGCCCGAGGATATCGACGTCGCCATCGCCATCGACCGCTTCGAGCATGTCGTCGATTGGCGGGTCGAGAAGCTCGAGCATAAATGGGCGGGCCTGCGCAGTTTCGCGCGCGACCGGTTGCCGGTCTATGGCTTCGATTTGGCCGCTCCGGGCTTTTTCTGGTGCGTGGGCCAGGGCGGCTTCGGCATCCAGACCGCGCCCGCCGCCGCCAGGCTCGCCGCCGCCATTCTGCTCGGCCAGCCAGCCGATGCGAGTGTCGCAGGCGTCGATCCGGGCCGCTATTCACCCGCCCGATTCAAGCGCTAA
- a CDS encoding alpha/beta hydrolase, translated as MSGQNLTRRAIPEGAKVHSWEAPDGQRLRAFAWPAATATPRGSILFQGGRGDIFEKYIETMAHWHAQGWTITSFDWRGQGGSGRLTPAGDCGHIEDFGDYIADFRAFYAEWQASTPGPHVVMGHSMGGHLVLRALVEGVAAPDAAVLIAPMLGFKSPFGPFGERMARILGNVGNSARPAWKIKNEKPYTRDSRYSLLTHDPDRYDDEIWWHSEKPEIVTGPPSWRWVIEAFRSMRELRDSARLKKMTVPVLMLVAKADGLVDARAALKIGAKLKDARIVSFGKESAHEILREADPVRNRAIGEIDLFLAARAQQR; from the coding sequence ATGAGCGGACAAAATTTGACGCGGCGCGCGATTCCCGAAGGGGCGAAGGTTCACAGCTGGGAAGCGCCCGATGGCCAGCGACTGCGCGCCTTCGCCTGGCCCGCCGCGACGGCGACGCCGCGCGGCAGCATCCTCTTCCAGGGCGGCCGCGGCGATATCTTCGAGAAATATATCGAGACGATGGCGCATTGGCACGCGCAGGGCTGGACGATCACGTCGTTCGACTGGCGCGGGCAGGGTGGCTCGGGCCGGCTGACGCCGGCAGGCGATTGCGGGCATATCGAGGATTTCGGCGACTATATCGCCGATTTCCGCGCCTTCTACGCCGAATGGCAGGCGAGCACGCCGGGACCGCATGTCGTGATGGGGCATTCGATGGGCGGGCATCTGGTGCTGCGCGCATTGGTCGAGGGCGTGGCCGCGCCCGACGCGGCGGTGCTGATCGCGCCGATGCTCGGCTTCAAGAGCCCGTTCGGTCCGTTCGGCGAGCGCATGGCGCGCATCCTCGGCAATGTCGGCAATTCGGCGCGGCCGGCGTGGAAGATCAAGAACGAGAAACCCTATACCCGCGACAGCCGCTATTCGCTGCTGACTCATGATCCCGATCGTTATGACGACGAGATCTGGTGGCATAGCGAGAAGCCCGAAATCGTCACCGGTCCGCCGAGCTGGCGCTGGGTGATCGAGGCGTTCCGATCGATGCGCGAGCTGCGTGATAGCGCGCGGCTCAAGAAGATGACGGTGCCGGTGCTGATGCTCGTCGCCAAGGCGGACGGGCTGGTCGATGCGCGCGCCGCGCTCAAGATCGGTGCCAAGCTCAAGGACGCGCGCATCGTCAGCTTCGGCAAGGAAAGCGCGCACGAGATTCTCCGCGAAGCCGATCCGGTGCGCAACCGGGCGATCGGTGAGATCGACCTGTTCCTGGCGGCGAGGGCGCAACAGCGTTGA
- a CDS encoding CHAP domain-containing protein, with amino-acid sequence MNFRALAARFALVAACILTTALPAQAAASKSRFWQCAVFAREVSSVKIHGNAWTWWEQAAGKYDRGNTPEAGSVMSFKKTARNPFGHVAMVSKVVSDREVLLTHANWSFAGGIERNVRAVDVSAAGDWSAVKVWFAPTGGLGTTVYPVNGFIYGGDTSEDDLPVQPSLELDLSDLVMETNVN; translated from the coding sequence ATGAATTTCCGTGCACTTGCAGCGCGTTTTGCGCTGGTGGCAGCTTGCATCCTGACGACGGCGCTGCCGGCCCAGGCCGCTGCTTCCAAGAGCCGCTTCTGGCAGTGCGCCGTGTTCGCCCGCGAAGTCTCGTCGGTGAAGATCCATGGCAACGCCTGGACCTGGTGGGAGCAGGCAGCCGGCAAATATGATCGCGGCAACACGCCCGAGGCCGGCTCAGTGATGTCGTTCAAGAAGACCGCGCGTAACCCCTTCGGCCATGTTGCGATGGTCTCGAAGGTGGTCAGCGACCGCGAAGTGCTGCTCACCCACGCCAATTGGTCGTTCGCCGGCGGCATCGAGCGCAACGTGCGCGCCGTCGATGTTTCGGCAGCGGGTGACTGGAGCGCGGTCAAGGTGTGGTTCGCTCCCACCGGCGGGCTCGGCACCACCGTCTATCCGGTCAACGGCTTCATCTATGGCGGCGACACCAGCGAAGACGATCTGCCGGTGCAGCCTTCGCTTGAGCTCGACCTCAGCGAC